Part of the Mauremys mutica isolate MM-2020 ecotype Southern chromosome 1, ASM2049712v1, whole genome shotgun sequence genome is shown below.
CGTGACCGCCTGCTGGCCGAGGGCGTCTGCGACAACGACACCGTGCCCAGCGTCAGCTCCATTAACAGGTCGGAGCCGGGGGACCCCATCTCCCCTAGATGTAGccagtcctgtcccctcccatctcccaggaacccctcctgtCCATTGGGGATCCCCCACTCTCATTTAGCTGGGACCCTCATCcattgggaagggaagggaggtgcCCAACATGGGTCTGGTGGGGTTATTAGGCCTTGGTACCACTTAAATCCCACAAGGCCTGGACACCATTTCAGTCCTGGTTCCTGTGAGATTCGGGGGACTCCCTTtcccctctctgtacctcagtttccccatctggaacaTGGGGCTAAAGTACTTTGCGATGCCCCTCAGGCAAAGCGGGACTGAAGTGGTACCTAGGACTTTGCCCAGGGATGAATCTCCCTTCAATCTGTACTAGAAACCACTCCCTGAAGTCCAGGGGACCTGCTTCCAGCTTCCTCCCAGACAGGAGTTGGTCCAGCCAGTCGGTGCTGGAGCAGCCCCGATTCTCACACTGAACACGCCCACGCCCAGGGCCTGCCACTTAATTTCTCTGATGCCCTTTCTCCCCGTCAGAATCATCCGGACCAAAGTCCAGCAGCCATTCAACCTCCCGATGGACAACTGCGTGGCCTCCAAAGCTCTGAGCCCTGGGCACAGCCTGAGTgagttctggggcagggtctCGTATAGGGGCTGGGTGTTATAGTGGCTAATTCCCGGGGCCGCACAAGGTCTGTCTCTAGAGCATTGTCCCTCACTCCAGTGGGGCGGGAACGGAGCCCACAGATCTCAAAAGCACCCGCCGCTCAGTCGGCCCCTCTGTTGGCTTCCAGGCAGTAACAGAGCTGGGCAAAGAGTGGAGTTTGTCAAAAATCTCTGGCCATTTGGAAAAGTTCAAAGAACCCGTCTGGGGTTTAACGAAACGTTTCGGTTTTGAGCCATTTTGAAGCAAAATGTCAGTtcaacccccacctccccccaaaacggctctcccccccccaaatcttgTTATTGCCCCCCCTCCAACAACCATTTCAATGGCAAAATGTTTCGGTGGCCCGGAATCTGCAtttgtcctcccccccccccccccaaaagtgttGTCCAAAATATTTCTCCCAGCTCTATTCATGTGCTCTGTGTGGCCCAGTCCCTAGATCAGCACAGCCGGCCGTGCTGGGTGGGCTACAGAAATATGGAACTAGCCCTCGTGCCCAGGCCTGGTGGGAAATTTTCCACCTAAACAATGGAAACTTGAGTTTTcaacaaaatggaattttttatgAAAAGTGTCAGTTTCCTGCagaaaaatcttgattttttttccccataaaaaaccccaaatgctcccaaactgaaatgtttcaactcAGAAATGTTGCCATtgtgcctcatgggaattgtagttcattGCCCCATATCACTGTTCTCCTCTATGGACTGGGCTTCTTGGCTGGGGACATCTTCCATGATGCCCCATAGCCAGGGTCTCCCAGCAGCCACTCTtccgtggtgcatcatgggagatgtagtctcaCTAGGGATCCTGGCCTATGTGTGGTGTGACacaaggcacccaaactacaactctcaGAAGGCACTGCAGCGGCATTGCCAAATAGAAAATGTTCTTTTTCCTGAAATTTTTCAGTATTTAAATTTCcgccaaaaaaattgaaaatttctgTGGAAAACGCCCTCTATTTTTAACCACCCTATACCATTGCCCCAGGCAGGGAACCGggcacagagaagggatgggTCGCACAGCCAGCTGGCATCAGGCTTGGAGCTCCCAGAGTCCCCGGTGCGCCAGGGACATCCGCAAGGGATGATTCCTCTGGGTCGCCTGGGACACCAGCCTTGTCCCGTCCTCGGGGCGGGTGGCACGACCCAGCGCCATGGGCGAGGTGCCCCGGCGTCGCGCCCGCCCTGTCTCCTGGCGCTCGCTCCAAGGCTTgttgaccgggggggggggtgttttcagTCCCCAGCTCGGCCGTGACCCCCCCAGAGTCACCCCAGTCGGACTCGCTGGGCTCCACCTATTCCATCAGCGGGCTCCTAGGCATCGCCCAGGCCAGCAGCGACAGCAAGAGGAAGATGGACgacagtgagtgggggtgggacaGTGCCGGGGGCAGGGTTCTCTGGGACCGGCCTCCGATGCCAGGGGGGTGGGTGCGAACGCCCCGTGATGGCAATAGAGACCTAGCCCGGGGGAGGCGGCGCTGAGACTGGCTGGGCCCAGGGCGGCtcccatgtggctccagagcgGCTGCCTCAGTCCCACAGAGGCTGGTGTCACTGTCCCGTGCCCGGCCCAGGGGCCCAGCAGGCAGCAATGCCCTCTGCAGTGCCATCATGCTGCCGTATGGGGCCCGGGCATACCTGGGGCAGCTGGACCAGGCCTGGAAGAGCTATGGGCTGGCAGTGAAGGGCCGGTCAGGGATTGGGCTGTGCCCGTGGCTGGGGGTGTTGGTTGGGGATCGGGCCGTGCCCGTGACTGGTTGTGGGATTGGGCCATGCCCGTGGCTGGGGGGTCAGTTGGGGATCGGGCCATGCCAGTGGCCAGGAGGCTGGTCGGGGATTGGGCCATGCCCATGGCTGGGGGGTTGGTCGGGGATCGGGTCATGCCTGTGGCTGGTTGTGGGATCGGGCCATGCCCGTGCCTTGGATGGGGGTCTCATGGCTGCTCTGCCTGGCAGGCGACCCGGAGAGCTGCCGGCTCAGGATGGACACCCAGAGCAGCGCCAGCGCCGCCCGCAAGCACCTGCGCTCCGAAGCCTTTGGCCAGCCCCCCCTGGAGCCACTGGAGTGCCCCTTCGAGCGGCAGCACTACCCTGAGGCCTACACCTCCCCCAGCCATGCCAAGGGCGAGCAGGTCTGGGCCATGCCCACCGCTCTGGGGATGAGCAGTATTGGGAGGTCCCAGCAGGGTGGTGAGCAGTATTGGGGGCCCCCTGGGGTGAGCAGTACTGGGGGTTTTCCAGTGGGGGGGAGCAGTATTGGGGGTCCCAGTGGGGGGATGAGCAGTATTAGGGATCCCGGAGGGGGTGAGCAGTATTGGGGGCTTTCCCATTGGGGCTGAGCATATTGGGGGTATCCCAGCAAGGGGGGTGAGCAGTATTGGGGGCTTTCTCAGCAGGGGGGAGCAGTATTGGGGGTCCCAGTGTGGTGTGAGCGGTATTGGGGGTCCCAGCAAGGGGAGTGAGCAGTATTGGGGGCTTTCCCGGGGGAGGGAGCAGTATTGTGGGTCCCAGTGGGATGTGAGAAGTATTGGGAGGGTCCCAACGGGGGCGGGGTTGAGCAGTGTTGGGGGTCCCAGCGGAGGGCTGAGCAGTGTTGGGGGCTTTCCCATTGGGGGGAGCAGTATTGGGGGGTCCCAGTGGGGTGTGAGCAGTATTGGGGTCCCAGTGGGCGGCTGAGCAGTATTGAGGGTCCCAGTGGGGGGTGAGAATATTGGGGGTCCCCGTGGGTTGTGAGAAGTATTAGGAGGGTCCCAGCAGGGGGGGTGAGCAGCATTGGGGGGGTTCCCAGTGAGGGGGAGCGGTATGGGGGGTTTCAGCAGGGGGGTGATCAGTATTGGGGGGCCTCCTGGGGTCAGCAGTACTGGGGATCCCAGCAGGGGTGAGCAGTACTGGGGGGTCCCCTCAGGGGGTGAGTAGAACTGGGGGGTCCCAGTGGTGGGTGAGCAGTACTGGAGAGGtttcccagcagggggctgaaTAGTACTGGAGGTCCCAGTGGGGAGGTGAGAAGTATTGGGAGTTCTCATGGGGGCTGAGCAGTACTGGGAGTCCCAGCAGGGGGGATGACCAGTATTGGGGGGTCCCCTGGGGGGTGAGCAGTATGAGGGTCTTAGGAGAACTCAGGGGGCTGAGCCTTACCAGGGGTCACTGACCTTTCTGTTGCCCCCTCGCCCAGGGTCTCTACCCGCTGCCTCTGCTGAGCAGTTCGCTGGACGACGGCAAAGTCGCGCTGACCGCTTCCAACACGCCACTCGGCCGCGGCCTGGCCGCCCCCCAGCCGTATGCGGCCGTGACAGGTAAGGGCTGACCCTCAAGTCTTGCCCCCAACAGCCGGGGGAGTCTAGGGCCGACTGGGGCTGGCGTGGGCGTGAGGAGATGCCAGAGGGTCAGGGCCAGGGGCCACAGGGCCAGCACCTGCCAGGACCCTGCTGTCTGGGGGAGCCTGCAGGAGGTTTTCCCAACTCAGCCCCTCCCTAcagagccagcccccagcccagcacctgcCAGGGAAATGAACCTCTGGGGAAGACAAATAGGAAGATGGAATTTCTGTTGGGACCCTACTCCTGCTCCCGACAGCAcaaccctgcccccactgcacacacacgGTGACCCTCACTGCACAGCCCATCCCCACattgcacagccctgcccccactgcacacacatggTGACCCTCACTGCAcagcccatccccccactgcacagctctgcccccactgcacagccctgccccccactgcacagccctgTGCACCCACCCGCCACTACATAGCACTgacacctcctcctgccccagccccagtacaGCTCCCCCAGTGCCAGTACATGGCCACTGTGCAGCACTGCCAGCCCCAGTTCCCCTTCGCCTCCACTCCCTTTAACCAGCcctctgctgcccagcccctcctgccctgcccccgcgctgccagctgcccctgccccaccagtgggctggggttgggtggggagtgtggggaagggcaggggatcCAGTGCCCCCTTTGTGATCCCACCCCCTGGCTCCAGATCCCCAGACTGGGCGTCGGCGCCTACCCTGTGATCATTTCAGCCCATTTTCATTTCATctcctgtctctttttttttccaccaTCCCCCCCAGACCCCCACTCCCCCTTCCTTGTAAAGCAGGAGACCCCCGAGGCCTCCAGCCCGAGCGCCACCCCTTCCTCTTTATCTAGTGCCGCCTTTTCGGACCTGCAGCCCGGGCCGCCTTTCAGAGCCTTCCCCCACTGCTCCGCCATCTACGGCCAGTTCCCCGGCCAGGGCCTCGTCCCAGGTACGGCTCCGGTGCAGCGGGGGCTGTTGGCAGCGGCTGGCATCTAGCAATGCAGGGACAATCCCCGGGGTTCTAGACTGACAGCCCTCCCTCTGACCTGAGCTGCAAGACCATGGTCAAGACTCACTCTAGAGCCCAGCTGGCAAATCAGGTTCTGGAACCCCCCTCCAGACCCCAGTTTATAGGAGGACATTTCCTTCCAGCCGTTGGTTGGAGATTTGGGTTCCAGGCTCCTCCTTGCAGCTGTCTGTGGGCACAGGTTCTAGACTCACTTGGGGGTCAAGCGGGAGTTTGGGTCTGTGGGCTCCCCTTGGAGAAGGCAGCTCAAGTGGAGTGTTCTAGACCTGGGCAGAATTAATGCAATGCCAGGTTCTAGCCTCCCTCCAgaacccagcaggccagtgtgttctgggttccctggagagcccaggcaggggcaggttctggagTCTGgctcgcgctggggtctggacccAGGGATGACCAggttctgggctccctgcaggagCCAGGCGGCAGCAGTTCtggaccagtgccccccacagaACCACTGAGGTTCTGCCTTAGCCCAGCCCACGGGCGTCCTGTTCACAGCCCAGGAACCCCTTAGCtgccagatctgaacatgggcgggcccttcctccctccacctTGGCTTGAGATCAAAGGCgcatttcccctccctgccctcctcaaTTGTCCTTTTGTTGGGCtgcgggctctggctgtgggCCAGCTGGGCTGGAGTTCAAACACTGCAGCCGTGCCCTCCCCAGCCAGACCCTGGGGGAACCCTGCCCGGGCTCTCAGACCTCTCCCCACAATCTGTCCTCCCACAGCTTGTCTTTATCCCCCCGGCTAGCTAACAGGGCTCGCCGCTCAGCTGTGTGTCCCTGGCCCCGCACTGCTCTTGAAGAATGGGGATTCTCCAGCGACAGGGATTTGAGTGACCCAGCCGTCTGGCCCCAGGGTTAGAACGCCAGGTTCTGAGGCCTCCCAAGATTTGGGGCAGCTTGGGCCAttagctgggagcaggggctgtggcaCCGGAGCAGAACCGGACCCACCCTCCTGTGGTTTTGTCTCGCATGAGGccagtcccagctgctccagaggAAAGTGCCAGAGCGCCCCCGCAAAGTGGGCTGTTCAGGAATCACCTGACGGTGATGTTTCTCTCTGACActgccaggggcaggaggggttatAGGCCAGCTAATGAAGGTGGGCCTGTGCCCATTTATCCATCAGTGTCTCCTCTGCTTTGGACCCCTCCTGGCCCCAGTGCTCCCcagtggcaaggagttccacaggctaacttCATTTGCCACATGCAGCTTTCAGGCTATGGATGGGATTGTGATacaccccttcttcccccctcccaccgTGGGGGCTTGGTTCTGGGGTTCTGATCCAGTCCTCAGGGCGGAGGGTCGGGTCGGCGCAGGCCCCTGGAGAGCAGGGGGACCTGCAGAACCGGCTCCGGCCCAGGAGGCCTCCCGCCTTGTCCACAGGAGAGGAAATTGCTGGGTCTCAGCTCGCTGGAGGGTGACGTGAAGGAGGCCACCTGCCAGCTGTGCtgatactggggtgggggggcattacGAGCAGGGGGGCACCCCAGGGATCCaggaattggggtggggggagggttacaGGGCTTGGCTAGCGACAGAGCAACAAACTGAGGACTGGATCCCCTGGCCTTCCCATGGCAGCTATGTCGCCATCTCAGAGCCAGCCCCCTCCTCGcgccctcctgccccaaccaccCCGCCCCCTCGGCAGCCTGGTCCCAGAGGGCAGCAACACCATTGCCAGTGGGGCCACTGCCTGGTGGAGGCCAGGGCAGGTCGGGCACCCAAACCCTTAGGCCCTCTGTACTGGTAGCACAGGCAGCTCGTGGGGTGGGCATGGACACAGAGAGCGCCTGACCAACACAGCTgggcagtgctgcccagagccctacAGGCACTCACCTCAGCCTGGTGCTTAGGGCACTGAGCTTGGCCACAGGATATCTTGGTTcaaggcccagctctgccaccgactcccTGGGGAATGTTGGGTAAATCCCTGCCAcgcgctgtgcctcagtttccccagctgtagaaGGGGGATAATCATCCTTTGTAAGTTTGTTTAAACTGCTGGCTCTAGCACCAGGTCAGAGTGGCGCCCGgtgcaacggggccctgatctcagtcaggatctgggcagcacctggcacgaCAAGGTCTGATCTTGGTTGAGGCTTCTaggtactaccataatacaaatcatGGCGTAAAAACTTGTCCCTTGAGCTCTGGGCCTGGAGCATTTTGGCCGTGCTCATTAACCCCTTGTGTCTGCACCCATCCCAGCTGCCTTCTGCTGCTGCAGGTCACCGTGCACTCCATGTTTCCCATGCGTTCTTCACCGACGCTCAGGCTGGTGGGTTCATCCCcagagtgcagggctggggggggcagggggctcagactGGGATTTAGGCCCCTGCCAGCGCCAGAGTAGAAGAGGGCTAGAAAGACAAGGGAGGGTCACCTGGTATAGGGGGTTAGCACTGTCCAGTTAAACCCTTAGCATCCGTCTGTCCTGGGGAACGTTCTGGGGTTCAGCGGGGCTGCCACCTGCTAGATGAGCTCCAGCGAAGCCCTCCCGTCTCTCTAGGGCAGACAAAGCTGCCTGGATCCATAAGGGAGGGGCAAGAGGCATGGGGAGCCAGGCCAGGGGGGCTGCCCAGAGATCAGATCAGCAGCTCCTGGGGCTGGAGAACAGCATCAGCATCCTGGACCCTAGAGACCTCCAGGGAGGGGAGCGAGATGGCCCACGGTCACCACCAGGCATCCGGGGCTGCAGGAAATTGAGAGGAGACAGAGAGGGGGCGATCCCCAGGTCAGTAAGGTACTAGATCCCCCAGGGAGATCCCTCCAGGTCCGTAAGGTCCTAGATCCCCCAGGGAGATTCCTCTCAGGTCAGTAAGGTCCTAGATTAGCCTGGGGAGATCACCAGGTCACTACAGTACTAGATCCCTCAGGGAGATCCCTCAGGCCAGTAAGGTGCTAGATCTCCCAGGGAGATCCCCCCAGGTTAGTAAGGTCCTAAATCCCCCTGGGAGATCCCTCCAGGTCAGTAAGGTCCTAGATCCCCCAGGGAGATCCCTCCAGGTCAGTAAGATGCTAGATCCCCCAGGGAGATCCTTCAGGGAGATCCTGCAGTTGGTAGAGCCCCAGATATAGCAGTTCTCCAGATAGGTAGGGAGATCCCATTGGGAGAGCCCTCCGGTAGGTAGAAGGATCACACCTGCAGATCCCTAGGCAGATCCCCAGCTAGGTAGCTGCATTCTGCCTGGCTCCCTGGCAGGCTGATCCCAGGCTCAGCCCCCTGGGCTGGggtccagctgggctgggggctcatTTTGGGGCTGCCTCTTGCCCCCCTCGCATGTCCAGCCTTTCACCTGCTATCTATCCCTTCTCCCTTGCAGGGCGCGAGATGGTCGGCTCCACCCTGCCTGGCTACCCCCCGCACATCCCCACCGGCGGGCAGGGCAGCTACGCCTCCTCCGCCATCGCTGGCATGGTGGCAGGTAGGGCCGCGGGGGGCTAGGAGGTGCTGCAGGAccggggcagcagggggagggcgCAGCGGGCGCTGTGCCTCAGGGCAGCTGCGCTAGGGGAAGCCCTGGGGTAGTTAGCAGGGGGCCCCTCAGGTGCCATTTAGCTCCCAGGGGGAGGGCAGGCCTGCGGGACAGGAttgaggagcagagctgggggtgggagagcctGGGCTCAGGGATACAGCGCATGGGGTGATTAGAACAGGTGGGGTGATTAGAAGGCAGAATTCCTGGGTTTCGTCCCAGctcttggaggggaggggaggggattggaggggaggggattggggtctagtggttagagcagggggctgggagcctggacgccTGGTTTCTTTCTCCAGATCAGTTTTGCAGCTGACCGTATCTGtaatgggctgaaccaaaactcaagatctccccgccccccatcagATCTAGCTGTGAGTTTTGGCTCCAGGGACCCGGGAGGAGTTGTGGCGGGGGGCGGTGGTGGGGGCTGTCTGTGTGTTCAGagcaggtggaggggcctgatGCTAAGAAATGGGGTGAGGGGGACAGGTGCTGGGAACCAACTGCAccctaatccccctcccccccccccggtgttgCAGCTGGCTGTTCCCTGCGAAGGGTTAATCTCTGTGTGCCGTGGGCCGTGCCCCAGGTAGCTGCACGGCTCCCCTGGGCCGGGAACATGCTGAACTGGCTTGTTGCCGCGTTACCCTGGAGATGTGCTTAATGCAGCGTTGAGAATCCAGCGCTGCACCCGGgccgccccagcccctctcctcgaGCGTGAAATGAGATTGAAGAGCGCAGGGCGGGGGGACTCGGGACTGGGTTAGACAGTGTGTGCTGGGGACTCCGCCAACCGCCTGcggcctgcccggcccccggcctGCTGAGCAAGGCAAGAAACCCAACCGCCTCGCTCGCTGCTACCTCCATCCCCAGCCAGTGCCAGCTGGGCCGGCATGCCAGGGAAACACTGGGCATGGATCGACTGGTCACAGCAATTGGCAGGATCGATCTTTACGTCCATCCACATCTATCAATCTATCCCTATTCACCCCtcccatctatctatcctcatacaCCCCCCCATCCTCATACACCgcatcatctatctatctatctatctatcttagaatcatagaatatcagggttggaagggacctcaggaggtatctagtccaaccccctgctcaaagcaggaccaacaccaattaaatcaccccagccagggctttgtcaagcctgaccttaaaaacctctaaggaaggagattccaccacctccctaggtaacccattccagtgcttcaccaccctcctagtgaaatagtgtttcctgatatccaacctagacctcccccactgcaacttgagaccattgctccttgttctgtcatctgccaccactgagaacagtctagatccatcctctttggatccccccttcagatagttgaaagcagctatcaaatcccccctcactcttctcttctgcagactaaacaatcccagttccctcagcctctcctcataagtcatgtgctccagccccctaatcatttttgttgccctccgctggattctcttcaatttctccacatcccttctgtagtggggggaccaaaactggacacaatactccaggtgtggcctcaccaatgccaaatagaggggaataatctatctatccccatccaccctgtTTCTATCTATCTGTCACTGGCCCCTCACCATGGTAGCTGCACTGTCTGCAGCACTCATGGCTTAGCTGCATCCTCTCCAGGTGCCCCCGGACTTCGTGCCCTGTGCCCTGGTGCTCACTCCCGCGCTCTGTCTGTCCTGGAATGGCCCGTGAAGGAGCTCCCTTGTTCTCCAGAACCCTTGGCCATGCGGGCTGCCCAGCACCAGAAGCGGCTGCCCAGGGGTGATGGTACCCGCCCTGGGTATGCCATGCCCTAGTCCGCTCTCTGGGCACTAACTCCTctttctgtccccagcaggcagtgACTACTCTGCGAACGCCTACAGCCATTCCCCCTACTCCACCTACGGTGAGGCCTGGCGCTTCCCCAACTCCAGCCTGCTGAGTGAGTGCCTGGCACGGGATAGGGATGAGGGGACTCCACtgcatggggggtggagggaaggggcctgcccagaccccaggtgagatcaggaCCCCGTCGTGctggtgccacacacacacacacacacacaccacaagggACGGTTCCTGCTCAGAGCTCCCAAGGTCCCCCAGTGGTAGaggcaggactagaacccaggtccccAGCATCCTCTCCCAGTGCCCTTCCCATTGGGCCCCACGGCTTTGCTGTGGGGGCACCGGCCACTGGCTGCTTCCTGCTCTTTGTAGCCACGGGGCCTGGGAGTTGGAGGGTGGGTGGAAGACGGGCATGGGCAGTGGGAACCGAGCGGGGTGTGGGGGCGGAGCTCCTGGTGTGGGTTAACCTGTGATGCTCAGTGTGAATGGTTAattctggcggggggggggggccaggctgGCGCTCCCCTCTAACAGGCACTGTTGGTCTTGCCCAGGTTCCCCATATTATTACAGCTCTGCCTCGAGGGCCCCTGCGCCCCCTGCCGCTGCCTACGACCACCTGTAGCTGCCATGGAAGCCGCAGCACAGGACCCCCGGACGGGCCCGGCGCAGCCAGCCAAAGGCATTGTTATTTATTACCTGGCGAGAGCGCACAGCCAGCCCCGACGCCCGCAGGGACGGGGTGACACGGCCACCTGCGGCACCGGCACAACTGCTTTGTGGGGACGTGGGGCGGAGGCATCTGGGCGACGCAGCTCCACTGGGGGCAGAACAATGCGGGGGCCCAGGATACCCAACAATGGACAGCACCTCTGTGCCCATCCTGCCCCTTGGCCAGAGACCCCCCAGACAAAGGGGGCTGGACAGGGACTTTTGATCATCACATGGCTTCTAGAGACCCAGATCACATCGATCTGTCTGTCCCCGCACACCCCGTCTGTCCATCCgtccgcaccccccacccccgtctgtctgtccccacaccccccagccatCTGTCCCCATACACCCCTCTATGGATCTATCTGttcccatacaccccatctgttTGTCCCCATACACTCCTCCtctgtctgtctatccccatgcaccccctctatctatctatccccatccaccccctctatctatctatctatctatctatctggcgATCGCTCTCCCCAACAGCCCCATGACCTGAGGactggctctgggaccctgctgATTTGCTCTCCTGTGTTTCTCACCAGCCCCATCCCCACCACGGgctttcttctctcctcccctctcgctgGCCGTCCAGCCACGCTGGGCTGGGCGCAGGACTCGGACGGCTGGGCCCCGTTGGGATTCAGGACCTGGAAAGCTCTGTTTGCTGAGGCTTGCCCTGCTGGGCCGGTGTTTGCCAGTGGCTGGGGAGAGGCAGTGCACCCAGGGGcagcccagctccctcctgccagcctggccccTCCTCCATGGGCAGTGCCAGCTGCCCCCATGGCGCTGCATGACGGGCATTCCAGCCCCCCTCGGGACCACGCCCGTTGCTAGGTCTCCATCCCAGCCTCACCTTGCTTGTGTATAGACTGTACGTCACCCCCTCCCCTGGCGGGGCGTGGGACAGCCCCCTCAGTTCTCCTCTTTCGCTCTCTCCCCTTTGGATGCTCCTGCTTTTTATTAAAGGTTCAATAAACCCATTGTCCTGGCGTGCCAGGCATGCCAGCGTGAGCTGGCAgcggtgtgtgtgggtgtcctccctgtccagcccctgcagggggctgtgtggggcggtGCCTGGGGAGGGCGATTGGCAAGGCGTGGTATGGTACCCCCGGAGGAAGGGCAGGTGCAGGGACAGGATGGGATCCACATGCTGCCTGGCTGAGCTCCAGCAGAGGAACTCCCTGCTCAAGCTGGATTCGCACGGTGGGCTCCAGCTCCTGCATTGCACCAGTGGGagtgacccctcccccatctgcaccCACCCCAACtcagtgcggctgcagcaagagctctgccagcagcaccgGAAAGCAAAGAACCTAGAGGAGAAAAGAGTCGCCGAAagctgggccccagggctgggctccccaGGGTGACTGGTTACGTACAGAGTGTGACCGCGTTTAGCGGCCAAACCGcgttgggccccattgtgccaggcgtgTACGAGCCCCACGCTGTAAATCCCCAGCCCCAAGGAACTGGCAGTGCTGCTTTGCCTCCCCCCGCTTTgcccctcctgccctgctccccacagcaccccctgctgggagacactgggactggagtagctgggagcctcacccccagccagtgATCATAAACCAGGGCTTTGGACTGAGCTATGGTTGTGCGTACTCTGCATAGGAGAAGGATCCACAGTCACCCCGGCTGTCCCAGGGTCACTACGCTGTGCCCTGAGACCTCTCAGAGCCACACGGCAGCAGGAAAGAGCCCAGATCTGCCTCCTGCTTGAGAAACCCAGGGATTGAGGCCCTGAGGTAACAGACAATCCCCCTCCACCGTCGGCAGGACAGGGCCAGTGACACACAGGTGTGCAGTTCTGGGTCCATCctgcagagggcagtggtgcTCACACCCAGTGCAGGACAATATTAACCATTTAGTGCCTGAGGCCAGCGCAGGCTGCCAGGGGCCAGGAAGTCTGCCATGGCCAGCTGCAGAGACGCCCACGGTCCAGGCCAGAGGGAGCCCCCGAGGGCTAGGACCTGGGGGACCCAAAGGAGCTCCAGGGTCTGGCTGAGCCCAGCAGCCTTGACAgagaacgcccccccccccccgccctttgctTCACTAGGGTCCAGCCCTGAAACCGCCACCCCTGCTGAGC
Proteins encoded:
- the LOC123375187 gene encoding paired box protein Pax-8-like isoform X4, which gives rise to MPHNTIRSGLPWPARGWLCLSAGHGGLNQLGGAFVNGRPLPEVVRQRIVDLAHQGVRPCDISRQLRVSHGCVSKILGRYYETGSIRPGVIGGSKPKVATPKVVEKIGDYKRQNPTMFAWEIRDRLLAEGVCDNDTVPSVSSINRIIRTKVQQPFNLPMDNCVASKALSPGHSLIPSSAVTPPESPQSDSLGSTYSISGLLGIAQASSDSKRKMDDSDPESCRLRMDTQSSASAARKHLRSEAFGQPPLEPLECPFERQHYPEAYTSPSHAKGEQGLYPLPLLSSSLDDGKVALTASNTPLGRGLAAPQPYAAVTDPHSPFLVKQETPEASSPSATPSSLSSAAFSDLQPGPPFRAFPHCSAIYGQFPGQGLVPGREMVGSTLPGYPPHIPTGGQGSYASSAIAGMVAGSDYSANAYSHSPYSTYGEAWRFPNSSLLSSPYYYSSASRAPAPPAAAYDHL
- the LOC123375187 gene encoding paired box protein Pax-8-like isoform X10 — its product is MPHNTIRSGLPWPARGWLCLSAGHGGLNQLGGAFVNGRPLPEVVRQRIVDLAHQGVRPCDISRQLRVSHGCVSKILGRYYETGSIRPGVIGGSKPKVATPKVVEKIGDYKRQNPTMFAWEIRDRLLAEGVCDNDTVPSVSSINRIIRTKVQQPFNLPMDNCVASKALSPGHSLIPSSAVTPPESPQSDSLGSTYSISGLLGIAQASSDSKRKMDDSDPESCRLRMDTQSSASAARKHLRSEAFGQPPLEPLECPFERQHYPEAYTSPSHAKGEQGLYPLPLLSSSLDDGKVALTASNTPLGRGLAAPQPYAAVTGREMVGSTLPGYPPHIPTGGQGSYASSAIAGMVAGSDYSANAYSHSPYSTYGEAWRFPNSSLLSSPYYYSSASRAPAPPAAAYDHL